The following are encoded in a window of Onthophagus taurus isolate NC chromosome 3, IU_Otau_3.0, whole genome shotgun sequence genomic DNA:
- the LOC139429261 gene encoding uncharacterized protein, whose protein sequence is MEKADREFQKTRDTHIKKFESLERRSQKKKSNSLPVETIVINRSNVPLTKDETFVLAKGLNYAIAPKKVPKEEIICEVEAAVRGMPALKAEEIRQEVARVLKSAKPPKSNLTVGEKKALRSIKEKSEIVVLPADKGTATVVMDRKEYDDKMMNLYELIKSTGIPAEQQKGLFVQAPVPPRIYGLPRIHKPDVPLRPIVSAINSPTYQLAKHLAKILSPFTGNTESYVRDSTHFVESVKGVKLDAGDMLVSFDVESLFTRVPVKDAVEGLRRKLIPEDLPEYVPDLVEYC, encoded by the coding sequence ATGGAGAAGGCTGATCGCGAATTTCAGAAGACCCGTGACACGCACATCAAGAAGTTTGAATCTCTGGAACGCCGGtcacaaaagaagaaaagtaaTAGTTTACCAGTAGAAACAATCGTCATTAACAGATCGAATGTCCCACTAACGAAAGACGAAACCTTTGTGCTCGCCAAAGGATTGAACTACGCAATCGCCCCGAAGAAGGTCCCAAAGGAGGAAATCATCTGCGAAGTGGAAGCAGCTGTCCGAGGGATGCCTGCATTGAAAGCCGAAGAGATCCGACAAGAAGTTGCGAGAGTACTGAAGTCAGCAAAACCACCAAAATCCAACTTGACAGTTGGTGAAAAGAAGGCACTCcgatctataaaagaaaagtcagAAATCGTCGTGTTACCAGCAGACAAGGGGACTGCCACCGTTGTTATGGACAGGAAAGAATAcgacgacaaaatgatgaacctATACGAACTGATAAAATCCACAGGAATTCCAGCAGAACAGCAGAAAGGTTTGTTTGTGCAGGCGccggtaccaccaagaatctacggactaccgaggattcacaaaccagacgtccccctccgccctatcgtcagcgccatcaactccccaacataccagctggccaaacatcttgcaaagattctgtctccctttacaggtaacacggaatcgtatgtcagggattctacacattttgtggaatcggtaaaaggtgtaaagctggatgctggggatatgttggtaagtttcgatgtggaatccctttttactagggTACCAGTTAAAGATGCTGTAGAGGGTCTTCGCCGAAAACTCATTCCGGAGGATTTACCAGAATACGTGCCagatctggtggagtattgctaa
- the LOC111418417 gene encoding exocyst complex component 1, which produces MSTRNILNKEVFESSEERVLALCHVGKLLKKKKSSILCVTTTINPPANISIVQVKQTDKTFKKKRTWSLVDLKSVDGKNEDQRFLEFDLQLDKMYRWVALNWQERQAFIVTIWRQANKYVLKDKPKFRNVPKTWLMEDILTPESNFVSSPLCLDPDMDLQDIQPITEKEQEDLTKLMSDCEYAISNAEAFTEYLARDLSLLESENVQRLLASEVETIMEQLDVAIEEAEKIEQRLDGYDEILCHVKNTMEEMEKKNSKIAIASRNNILLFNELEKIVGQLDLSSHHQKILENADFTTPEGIKAAISASNALKNALNADIEPALLDMAAVQEQKKKFLKLKDQFSVSLTRQLNNLFIHYGNHGKGETIRTGDNFSLPQHGAIHKELQLYTDLMHWTKVMDRKAYDYLRKSYTESFGKLYEKDLRRLFEIARESIGVVNNLTLPVKNVALLGSDIDWTLEASTKDRANFKVVLDKVLTQLEPVCLQEQLFCVNFFQLDILSPSSKNTQTTLDGREMEQTLMDKKVDKKIEEDLRKVMTSLFSCLEEELVNFVSCIEKQDSFYSMYVLVCLNQHVMSAKSTYLSNTFASVLIQVKRSLDKFMQLQIESIKECKIPRKAKSGILPYVLNLEEFSRNAEVLLKSDRRADLEKWYTRLIDTIIECISLHSVENSKGPPQVIKMENYHHLYSMLSQMKISVLDVQRKEAKQKYNDSLTGYVTLYFGKPLEKLNTFFDGVQARVQSGVKMSEVSYQLAFSKQELRKVISQYPGLTVKRGLEALYKKVEKHLSEESNLLPVVWRAMQEEFIQQHKMLEDLIQQCYPGSMISLEFTIDDILNFFSDIARSH; this is translated from the exons atgtctacAAGAAATATCTTAAATAAAGAGGTGTTTGAATCAAGTGAAGAACGTGTTTTAGCACTATGTCACGTtgggaaattattaaaaaagaaaaaatcttcaaTATTATGCGTAACGACGACGATAAATCCACCGGCGAATATTTCGATAGTTCAAGTGAAACAAACGgataaaacgtttaaaaagaaacgaaCTTGGTCGTTGGTTGATTTAAAATCGGTTGATGGTAAAAATGAGGATCAACGCTTTTTGGAATTTGATTTGCAATTAGATAAAATGTATAGGTGGGTTGCATTGAATTGGCAAGAAAGGCAAGCGTTTATTGTAACGATATGGAGGCAAGCcaataaatatgttttaaaagacAAGCCTAAATTTAGAAACGTCCCGAAAACTTGGCTGATGGAGGATATTTTAACACCGGAAAGTAACTTTGTTTCATCTCCTCTTTGTCTTGATCCTGATATGGACTTGCAAGACATCCAACCAATTACAGAGAAAGAACAGGaagatttaacaaaattaatgtctGATTGTGAATACGCAATAAGTAATGCAGAAGCATTTACTGAGTATTTAGCACGGGATTTATCATTGTTGGAGAGCGAAAATGTTCAGAGATTATTAGCAAGTGAAGTTGAAACAATAATGGAACAATTAGATGTAGCTATTGAGGAGGCTGAGAAAATTGAGCAGAGATTAGATGGTTATGATGAAATTTTGTGCCATGTTAAAAACACAATGGAAGaaatggagaaaaaaaatagcaaaattgcCATTGCAAGtcgtaataatattttattattcaatgaattggaaaaaattgtt GGTCAGCTTGATTTATCATCAcatcatcaaaaaatattagaaaacgCCGATTTTACAACCCCCGAAGGGATAAAAGCGGCTATAAGTGCAAGTAATGCattaaaaaatgctttaaacgCTGACATTGAGCCCGCTTTATTGGATATGGCGGCGGTTcaagaacaaaaaaagaaatttttaaaactaaaagatcAATTTTCAGTCAGTTTAACACgccaattaaataatttgtttatacattATGGAAATCATGGAAAAGGAGAAACTATAAGAACGGGggataatttttctttaccCCAACATGGCGCTATTCATAAAGAATTACAGCTTTACACTGATTTAATGCATTGGAcaaaa gttatggaTAGAAAAGCTTATGATTATTTGAGAAAATCTTATACGGAATCTTTTGGGAAATTGTACGAAAAGGATTTAAGGAGATTATTTGAAATCGCGCGAGAAAGCATTGGGGTTGTTAATAACTTAACTTTACCGGTTAAGAATGTTGCTTTACTTGGTTCTGATATTGATTGGACATTGGAGGCTTCTACGAAAGATCGAGCGAATTTCAAAGTTGTTTTGGATAAAGTTTTAACGCAATTAGAACCTGTTTGTTTGCAAGAACAGTTATTTTGCGTTAATTTCTTTcaa TTAGACATTTTAAGCCCAAGTTCAAAAAATACCCAAACAACTCTCGATGGTAGAGAAATGGAACAAACATTAATGGATAAAAAGGtggataaaaaaattgaagaagatTTACGAAAAGTTATGACGAGTTTATTTTCATGTTTAGAAGAAGAATTGGTTAACTTTGTTAGTTGTATTGAAAAACAAGATAGCTT ttattcaaTGTACGTTTTGGTTTGTTTAAATCAACATGTAATGTCTGCAAAAAGTACTTATTTAAGTAACACTTTCGCTTCCGTTTTGATCCAAGTTAAAAGATCTTTGGATAAATTTATGCAATTACAAATCGAGTCGATTAAAGAGTGCAAAATTCCGCGAAAAGCAAAAAGTGGGATTTTACCCTACGTTTTGAATTTGGAGGAGTTTTCGCGAAACGCTgaggttttattaaaaagcgaTCGCAGAGCTGATTTGGAGAAATGGTACACGCGATTGATCGATACAATCATTGAGTGCATTTCATTACATTCCGTTGAAAATTCGAAAGGCCCACCTCAAGTTATCAAAATGg aaaattaccATCATTTATATTCGATGTTATCTCAAATGAAAATTTCCGTTTTGGATGTCCAAAGGAAAGAGgctaaacaaaaatataatgattCTTTGACAGGTTATGTTACATTGTATTTTGGAAAGCCTTTAGAGAAATTAAAT acatTCTTTGATGGTGTTCAAGCTAGAGTTCAAAGCGGTGTTAAAATGTCGGAAGTAAGTTATCAATTAGCTTTTAGTAAACAGGAACTCCGAAAAGTAATTAGTCAATACCCGGGGTTGACGGTGAAAAGGGGGTTGGAagctttatataaaaaagtcgAAAAACATTTATCAGAAGAAAGTAATCTTTTACCCGTGGTATGGCGGGCGATGCAAGAAGAATTTATTCAACAACATAAAATGCTGGAGGATCTTATCCAACAATGTTATCCTGGATCAATGATTAGCTTGGAGTTCACTAtagatgatattttaaattttttttcagatATTGCAAGATCccattaa